The proteins below are encoded in one region of Methanofollis aquaemaris:
- a CDS encoding Mut7-C RNAse domain-containing protein, with translation MSGRSEEHRARFLADRMLGTLTRRLRLMGYDTLSANTLFPGSRREDTVLLEIARTQERVLLTRDAELARRAGEQGVLVRSEQVDEQVAQLTALGLISPGLSFDRCSLCNTPLRPARRREIERAAYAPEDREGISFFWCPVCHRLYWMGSHTRRMREEMEKSKG, from the coding sequence TTGTCAGGTCGGTCTGAAGAGCATAGGGCGCGGTTCCTCGCGGACCGGATGCTCGGCACCCTCACCAGAAGGCTGCGGCTGATGGGTTATGACACGCTCAGCGCCAACACGCTTTTTCCGGGAAGCAGACGGGAGGACACGGTGCTCCTGGAGATTGCGAGGACACAGGAGCGGGTGCTCCTTACCAGAGACGCCGAACTCGCAAGAAGGGCTGGGGAGCAGGGCGTGCTGGTCAGGTCCGAGCAGGTCGACGAGCAGGTGGCACAGTTGACGGCCCTCGGTCTGATCAGCCCTGGTCTCTCCTTTGACCGGTGCTCACTCTGCAACACCCCGCTCAGGCCCGCACGCCGCCGGGAGATCGAGAGGGCCGCGTACGCACCTGAAGACCGGGAAGGGATCTCATTCTTCTGGTGCCCGGTCTGTCACCGTCTCTACTGGATGGGCTCGCATACCAGGAGGATGCGAGAAGAGATGGAGAAGAGCAAGGGGTGA
- a CDS encoding flavodoxin family protein encodes MISMRILGINGSPRGAASRTRRLVEAVLQGAAAAGAETEYLDIADRKIRPCTGCTLCYRTGECPKVDDFAAVYEKMLAADAIVLGSPNYIDNVSAQLKLLLDRMADAIHCQQFAGKYGCAVSTAGGSGADEVAAYLNQTLRVLGATTIGAVGVVLGPDPDALFPAEERAYRLGTNLAAAVSEGRRYPEQEAFHKGMEERMRFLVEANKDEWKHEYDCWAGRPEA; translated from the coding sequence ATGATCTCCATGAGAATTCTTGGCATCAACGGGAGCCCAAGGGGTGCGGCGAGCAGGACCCGCCGTCTTGTCGAGGCCGTCCTGCAGGGGGCCGCCGCTGCAGGGGCAGAGACCGAGTACCTCGATATCGCAGACCGCAAGATCAGGCCGTGCACCGGGTGCACCCTCTGCTACCGGACCGGGGAGTGCCCGAAGGTGGACGACTTCGCCGCGGTCTATGAGAAGATGCTCGCCGCCGACGCGATCGTCCTTGGCTCACCCAACTACATCGACAATGTCTCGGCCCAGCTCAAACTCCTCCTCGACCGGATGGCCGATGCGATCCACTGCCAGCAGTTTGCCGGGAAGTATGGGTGTGCGGTCTCGACCGCCGGCGGCTCGGGAGCCGACGAGGTGGCCGCCTACCTGAATCAGACCCTCCGCGTCCTCGGGGCCACCACCATCGGTGCGGTCGGGGTCGTCCTCGGTCCTGACCCGGACGCCCTCTTCCCCGCCGAAGAGCGGGCCTATCGGCTCGGCACCAACCTTGCGGCCGCCGTAAGCGAAGGGCGGCGATACCCTGAACAGGAGGCCTTCCACAAGGGGATGGAGGAGAGGATGCGTTTCCTTGTCGAAGCAAACAAAGATGAGTGGAAGCACGAATATGACTGCTGGGCCGGCCGGCCAGAAGCGTGA
- the mcrB gene encoding coenzyme-B sulfoethylthiotransferase subunit beta yields the protein MAAYSETIDLYSDDGKLLKSGVTLDKVSPLVNPATSKIIDLTKRTINVNLAGIENTLKAGKLGGGKIRGRELNLPIMENKEAIVARIKEMVQVEEGDDTEILEFNNGQLLLVQVPRKRLDNAATYDAAITAVSAATTYAVVEQFDVDMFNASTVKAACWGGYPHTMDTKGSNVTSILNIPQNNEGLGFALRNIPVNHFVMMTGRNSLQGAALAATLETAGEFEMGQAIGAFERNQLLCYAYQGLNANNMVYDLVKANGENGTVGTVVQSLVERAIEDKVLTQGKKGGYFQFYNTNDPMLWNAYVAAGSLAATIVNCGAGRFAQAVSSTLLYFNDLIEHETGLPSCDFGRMMGTAVGFSFFSHSIYGGGGPGIFNGNHVVTRHANGVAIPCVVAACALDAGTQMFSPEGSSKVMGETYGQIDVFKKPIDQIAEGVDLIA from the coding sequence ATGGCAGCATATTCAGAAACCATCGATCTCTATTCAGATGATGGGAAACTGCTGAAAAGCGGTGTAACCCTCGACAAGGTCAGCCCGTTGGTGAACCCTGCAACCAGCAAGATCATCGACCTGACCAAGCGTACGATCAATGTCAACCTCGCTGGCATTGAGAACACCCTCAAGGCCGGAAAGCTCGGCGGAGGGAAGATCAGGGGGCGTGAGCTCAACCTCCCGATCATGGAGAACAAGGAAGCTATCGTTGCCAGGATCAAGGAAATGGTCCAGGTCGAGGAGGGTGATGACACCGAGATCCTCGAGTTCAACAACGGCCAGCTCCTTCTCGTCCAGGTGCCGAGAAAGCGTCTCGACAACGCCGCCACCTACGACGCTGCGATCACCGCCGTCTCTGCAGCGACCACCTACGCGGTCGTCGAGCAGTTCGACGTCGACATGTTCAACGCGTCCACCGTCAAGGCGGCCTGCTGGGGCGGGTACCCGCACACCATGGACACGAAGGGCAGCAACGTCACCTCCATCCTGAACATCCCACAGAACAACGAAGGCCTCGGTTTCGCCCTGAGGAACATCCCGGTCAACCACTTCGTCATGATGACCGGCAGGAACTCCCTCCAGGGCGCCGCTCTTGCAGCGACCCTCGAGACCGCCGGTGAGTTCGAGATGGGCCAGGCTATCGGCGCCTTCGAACGCAACCAGCTCCTCTGCTACGCCTACCAGGGCCTCAACGCCAACAACATGGTCTACGACCTGGTCAAGGCCAACGGCGAGAACGGCACCGTCGGTACGGTCGTCCAGTCGCTCGTCGAGCGTGCGATCGAGGACAAGGTTCTCACTCAGGGCAAGAAGGGCGGGTACTTCCAGTTCTACAACACCAACGACCCGATGCTCTGGAACGCCTATGTCGCAGCCGGTTCCCTCGCCGCCACGATTGTTAACTGTGGTGCCGGCCGGTTCGCTCAGGCTGTCTCCTCGACCCTCCTGTATTTCAACGACCTCATCGAGCACGAGACCGGCCTGCCGTCCTGCGACTTCGGCCGCATGATGGGTACCGCCGTCGGTTTCTCCTTCTTCAGCCACTCCATCTACGGTGGCGGCGGTCCGGGTATCTTCAACGGGAACCACGTCGTGACCAGGCACGCAAACGGCGTCGCTATTCCGTGTGTCGTTGCCGCCTGTGCACTTGATGCGGGCACCCAGATGTTCTCGCCAGAAGGCTCCTCCAAGGTCATGGGCGAGACCTACGGCCAGATCGATGTCTTCAAGAAGCCGATCGACCAGATTGCCGAGGGCGTTGATCTTATTGCCTGA
- the mcrD gene encoding methyl-coenzyme M reductase operon protein D, translated as MPDSAFPQCRIVPLRLLSPETTELLLNQVAGVPGVRRAVINGPALPATVPYGPARGAENPNTNRRAIQIRGIEFEMRVQTGMVTLEVEDDSVVENIRSVCDKVFTAFPYTLQTGRQFMKSQASLVDYAKYGPNADEFIIGLTDPRRKDSPVIIPTAACNNDGGRLSDQMQIEYTSNHSN; from the coding sequence TTGCCTGATTCAGCCTTCCCCCAGTGCAGGATTGTCCCTCTGCGGCTCCTCTCCCCTGAGACGACGGAGCTTCTCCTCAACCAGGTCGCGGGGGTACCGGGCGTGCGTCGGGCCGTTATCAACGGCCCCGCCCTTCCGGCCACCGTCCCGTACGGCCCGGCACGGGGTGCAGAGAACCCCAACACCAACAGACGGGCGATCCAGATCCGCGGCATTGAGTTTGAAATGCGTGTCCAGACCGGCATGGTCACCCTCGAAGTCGAAGACGACTCCGTAGTCGAGAACATACGATCAGTCTGTGACAAGGTCTTCACGGCATTCCCGTACACCCTCCAGACCGGCCGTCAGTTCATGAAAAGCCAGGCATCCCTGGTAGACTACGCGAAGTACGGCCCCAACGCCGACGAGTTCATCATCGGACTCACCGACCCGAGGAGAAAGGACAGCCCTGTTATCATACCAACCGCAGCGTGCAACAACGATGGGGGAAGACTGTCTGATCAGATGCAGATAGAATATACTTCAAATCATTCCAATTGA
- the mcrG gene encoding coenzyme-B sulfoethylthiotransferase subunit gamma, whose product MAYTPQYGPGTSIVAQNRRNQMNPEYDLQKLRSVTDEDVVLVLGHRAPGAAYPTAHPPLAEQQEPADPMRKLVKPTDGAKAGDRVRYVQFADSMFNAPSQPYQRTYAEMYRFRAIDPGTLSGRQIVECRERDLDQYAKFLIETEMFDPATVGIRGATVHGHSLRLAEDGMMFDALQRCVLGEDGIVRYVKDQVGVLLDRPVEVGKPMDEAWLKAHTTMFHSLVGTGFREDEEYIEYIQRIHTLRTKYGFMPKEE is encoded by the coding sequence ATGGCATACACACCACAGTATGGTCCAGGGACTTCGATTGTGGCCCAGAACCGGCGCAACCAGATGAACCCCGAATACGACCTCCAGAAACTCCGTTCAGTTACTGATGAGGACGTCGTCCTTGTCCTTGGCCACCGCGCCCCTGGTGCGGCCTACCCGACGGCCCACCCGCCCCTGGCCGAGCAGCAGGAACCCGCAGACCCGATGCGCAAACTTGTCAAGCCGACCGATGGTGCCAAGGCTGGCGACCGCGTCAGGTACGTCCAGTTTGCAGACTCGATGTTCAACGCGCCCTCGCAGCCGTACCAGAGGACCTACGCCGAGATGTACCGCTTCCGTGCCATCGACCCCGGTACGCTCTCCGGCCGTCAGATCGTCGAGTGCCGCGAGCGCGACCTCGACCAGTACGCCAAGTTCCTCATCGAGACCGAGATGTTCGACCCGGCCACTGTGGGCATCCGCGGTGCGACCGTGCACGGCCACTCCCTCCGTCTCGCAGAGGACGGCATGATGTTCGACGCTCTCCAGCGCTGTGTTCTCGGCGAAGACGGCATCGTCCGCTACGTCAAGGACCAGGTCGGCGTCCTCCTCGACCGCCCGGTCGAAGTCGGCAAGCCGATGGACGAAGCCTGGCTCAAGGCGCACACCACCATGTTCCACTCACTCGTCGGGACCGGGTTCCGCGAGGACGAGGAATACATCGAATACATCCAGCGCATCCACACGCTGAGGACCAAGTACGGCTTCATGCCCAAAGAGGAGTGA
- the mcrA gene encoding coenzyme-B sulfoethylthiotransferase subunit alpha, whose protein sequence is MAKIERAQKLFLKSLKEKFQGQDVQSEKTEFYKFDGVRQSPRKREFMEATKAIEAKRGISMYDPERCHLGGIPMGQRQLMTYEVSGTGTFVEGDDLHFVNNSAMQQMWDDIRRTVIVGMDMAHATLQKRLGKEVTPETINEYLHTLNHAMPGAAVVQEHMVETHPGLVDDCYVKVFTGDDDLADDIEPQFLINIEKLFPADQAEELKAEVGKSMYQAIHIPSIVSRTCDGGTTSRWSAMQIGMSFIAAYRMCAGEAAVADLSFAAKHAGVVQMGSILPARRARGPNEPGGIKFGLFSDIVQANRKYPNDPARASLEVVGAGTMLFDQIWLGSYMSGGVGFTQYATAAYTDNILDEFTYYGMDYLKDKYGFDYTQPGQNMLTPTQDIVNDLATEVSLNAMEQYEQFPTMMEDHFGGSQRAGVMAAACGLTCSISTGNSNAGLNGWYLSMLLHKDAWSRLGFFGYDLQDQCGSANSLSIEPDRGLMGELRGPNYPNYAMNVGHQGEYAAIVGGAHYGRGDAFCYAPLVKITFADPSLKFDFAEPRKEFAKGAIREFEPAGERSLIISARN, encoded by the coding sequence ATGGCAAAGATCGAGAGAGCACAGAAGCTTTTCCTCAAATCACTGAAAGAGAAGTTCCAGGGACAGGACGTCCAGTCCGAGAAGACCGAGTTCTACAAGTTTGACGGTGTTCGCCAGTCCCCGAGAAAGCGCGAGTTCATGGAAGCCACCAAGGCAATCGAAGCCAAGCGTGGCATCTCCATGTACGACCCCGAGCGCTGCCACCTTGGCGGTATCCCGATGGGTCAGCGCCAGTTGATGACCTACGAGGTCTCAGGCACCGGCACCTTCGTCGAGGGCGACGACCTGCACTTCGTCAACAACTCTGCGATGCAGCAGATGTGGGACGACATCCGCAGGACCGTTATCGTCGGCATGGACATGGCCCACGCCACCCTCCAGAAGAGGCTCGGCAAGGAAGTCACTCCTGAGACGATCAACGAGTACCTCCACACCCTCAACCACGCCATGCCGGGCGCAGCCGTGGTTCAGGAACACATGGTCGAGACCCACCCGGGCCTTGTCGACGACTGCTACGTCAAGGTCTTCACCGGTGACGACGACCTTGCCGACGACATCGAGCCCCAGTTCCTCATCAACATCGAGAAGCTCTTCCCGGCCGATCAGGCCGAGGAGTTGAAGGCCGAGGTCGGCAAGTCGATGTACCAGGCAATCCACATCCCGTCAATCGTCTCAAGGACGTGCGACGGTGGTACCACCTCCAGGTGGTCTGCGATGCAGATCGGTATGTCCTTCATCGCCGCGTACCGCATGTGCGCCGGTGAGGCAGCCGTCGCCGACCTTTCCTTCGCCGCAAAGCACGCCGGTGTCGTTCAGATGGGATCCATCCTTCCGGCCCGCCGTGCACGCGGTCCGAACGAGCCGGGCGGTATCAAGTTCGGTCTCTTCTCCGATATCGTTCAGGCGAACCGGAAGTACCCCAACGACCCCGCCAGGGCATCCCTCGAAGTCGTCGGCGCCGGTACCATGCTCTTCGACCAGATCTGGCTTGGTTCCTACATGTCCGGCGGTGTCGGGTTCACCCAGTACGCCACCGCGGCGTACACCGACAACATCCTCGACGAGTTCACCTACTACGGTATGGACTACCTCAAGGACAAGTACGGCTTCGACTACACCCAGCCTGGCCAGAACATGCTCACCCCGACCCAGGACATTGTCAACGACCTCGCCACCGAGGTTTCGCTCAATGCCATGGAGCAGTATGAGCAGTTCCCGACCATGATGGAGGACCACTTCGGCGGTTCCCAGCGTGCCGGTGTCATGGCCGCAGCCTGTGGTCTGACCTGTTCGATCAGTACCGGGAACTCCAACGCCGGTCTCAACGGCTGGTACCTCTCCATGCTCCTGCACAAGGACGCCTGGTCGAGGCTCGGGTTCTTCGGCTACGATCTTCAGGACCAGTGTGGTTCAGCCAACTCGCTCTCCATCGAGCCCGACCGTGGTCTGATGGGCGAACTCCGTGGCCCGAACTACCCGAACTACGCAATGAATGTCGGTCACCAGGGCGAGTACGCCGCTATCGTCGGCGGTGCCCACTACGGCCGCGGCGACGCCTTCTGCTACGCCCCGCTGGTCAAGATCACCTTCGCCGATCCCTCCCTCAAGTTCGACTTCGCCGAGCCGAGGAAGGAGTTCGCAAAGGGTGCAATCCGTGAGTTCGAGCCTGCAGGCGAGCGCTCACTCATCATCTCAGCCAGGAACTGA
- a CDS encoding ferredoxin, producing the protein MRERQLALAMVRVTIEREECTSCALCWETCPEVFEEGPDGFAQIMEEYQTDGPEAGKVPGEMKECAVDAADGCPVEIIKVGE; encoded by the coding sequence ATGAGAGAGCGACAACTCGCCCTCGCTATGGTACGGGTCACGATTGAGAGGGAGGAGTGCACGAGTTGTGCACTCTGCTGGGAGACCTGCCCCGAGGTGTTTGAGGAGGGCCCTGACGGATTCGCGCAGATCATGGAGGAGTATCAGACCGACGGCCCGGAGGCCGGCAAGGTTCCAGGTGAGATGAAGGAGTGTGCGGTGGACGCCGCCGATGGGTGTCCGGTGGAGATCATCAAGGTCGGGGAGTGA
- a CDS encoding MFS transporter has protein sequence MKSSQPSTHGQRTLLIISAIAIAAFMSALDGSIVNIALPTISEAFDISTGLVSWVSTAYLLVVTSSLLICGKIADIRGLKKIFLVGFIVFTLGSFLCGFLPVALNSFGALIGARVLQAIGGAMLAAIAPAMVSTFIPIEERGRSMGLVVTFASLGAAAGPFLGGLLTEFLSWHWIFFINVPVGIGAVILGARVLPDHQPEPGRTVGFDAPGAAFLFAGMMTGVFALNMGTSMGFTSPLILLAAAVALVCAALFVYHERRVEDPLLDLDLFRERNFLYANLAVTLIMIAFAGSAFLLPFFLEYVKGLPTFSAGMVMTAFSFAMMIGGPVAGALFNRVGGRRLTLGGAALAALAFVVLAGLHPDSSVFMVAGALGLLGFAIGLYVAPNNTMVMNKVGAEKRGMVSSLLNTERYGGQSLGIVLFELVLIQTVLSTVSHAGVTSSSLASVTIDQKLAVLTAGFDMAFWVGAALAVLALGFSFLVKEDEVPAEVAEETPAAIG, from the coding sequence GTGAAATCGAGTCAGCCTTCGACACACGGACAGCGTACGCTTCTCATCATCTCTGCCATTGCCATCGCGGCCTTCATGTCCGCACTCGACGGCAGCATCGTGAACATCGCCCTCCCGACGATCTCGGAGGCCTTCGATATCTCGACCGGACTCGTCTCCTGGGTCTCGACGGCCTATCTGCTGGTGGTGACGAGCAGTCTCCTGATCTGCGGGAAGATCGCCGACATCCGGGGCCTCAAGAAGATCTTTCTCGTCGGGTTCATCGTCTTCACCCTGGGGTCGTTTCTCTGCGGCTTTCTGCCGGTCGCCCTCAACTCCTTCGGGGCGCTCATCGGCGCGAGGGTACTCCAGGCGATCGGCGGAGCGATGCTCGCCGCCATCGCTCCGGCAATGGTCAGCACCTTCATCCCCATCGAAGAGCGAGGACGGAGCATGGGCCTGGTGGTCACCTTCGCCTCCCTCGGTGCCGCGGCCGGGCCGTTCCTCGGCGGGCTCCTGACCGAGTTTCTCAGTTGGCACTGGATCTTCTTCATCAATGTCCCGGTCGGGATCGGTGCCGTCATCCTGGGCGCGCGGGTCCTCCCCGACCACCAGCCCGAGCCCGGACGGACGGTCGGGTTCGACGCACCCGGTGCGGCCTTCCTCTTCGCCGGGATGATGACCGGAGTCTTCGCCCTCAATATGGGAACCTCGATGGGCTTCACCTCGCCGCTGATCCTGCTGGCCGCAGCCGTTGCCCTGGTCTGTGCCGCCCTCTTCGTATACCACGAACGGCGCGTCGAAGACCCGCTCCTCGACCTCGACCTCTTCAGAGAGCGAAACTTCCTCTATGCAAACCTGGCGGTCACCCTGATCATGATCGCCTTTGCCGGGTCCGCCTTCCTCCTCCCCTTCTTCCTCGAATATGTCAAGGGGCTCCCGACCTTCTCGGCCGGGATGGTGATGACCGCCTTCTCCTTCGCCATGATGATCGGCGGGCCGGTGGCGGGGGCGCTCTTCAACCGCGTCGGAGGGCGGCGGCTCACCCTGGGAGGGGCGGCCCTGGCGGCCCTCGCGTTTGTCGTCCTCGCAGGCCTCCACCCCGACAGTTCAGTATTCATGGTCGCCGGGGCGCTCGGCCTCCTGGGCTTTGCGATCGGGCTCTATGTCGCCCCGAACAACACCATGGTGATGAACAAGGTTGGGGCTGAGAAGCGGGGGATGGTCTCAAGTCTCCTCAACACCGAGCGTTACGGCGGCCAGTCGCTGGGGATCGTCCTCTTCGAACTGGTGCTTATCCAGACCGTACTCTCGACCGTCTCCCATGCAGGCGTGACCTCATCCTCGCTCGCCTCCGTCACCATCGACCAGAAACTCGCGGTCCTCACGGCCGGGTTTGATATGGCCTTCTGGGTCGGGGCGGCGCTCGCCGTGCTGGCGCTGGGGTTCTCGTTCCTGGTGAAAGAAGACGAGGTGCCGGCCGAGGTGGCGGAAGAGACTCCTGCGGCGATTGGATAA
- a CDS encoding ligand-gated ion channel, with protein MALCLLLLVPVSGSAGEVQALEGKIYEEGGVVYLLPDLQPGETVSVRVNRSSGNLDPFVAIAPPETDRITLGEEFWTAVETGVRGGGEPVAEITRVADRFFLAWDDDNGEGHAAALTWMVPEGGDYPLIITSSPLTETFGEYSLLVGIDAPGVLNGTAEPTPGAVVAVPDPAMPPAGKGVEERTGNLTANRTWTFFPLHDLEAEDTIHAVVETVSGDLKPVLILESVDGKPMMAANFLDHGTRGALSYQVTADETEDLYLRVEAGEGEGEFRILVGVNDPEVLDGTAVPGGRQVIRDPITVRAAVELDQITDVDQKAENYAAVANIRMQWTDPALAFDPEEEGSAFKIYRDIDDFVKAEGTRWPEFTLFNQQGNRWTQNQLITITPNGTATYFERFWTIFQAPDFYFKDYPFDVQTFYIRIQALYPEEFFRYADWEGKTVVGTQLGEEEWYIIKHWTAVDTVEQDRIHSRFSFGFDAKRHLEYYILRIFVPIFILIMLGWVTFLLKDYSKRADVASANLLLFIAFNFTIAGDLPRLGYLTFLDAVLITTFVVSGLTVVYNLYLKWLATKEQKEVAERLDRVLVWFYPIAYIVSIVLITTAFS; from the coding sequence GTGGCCTTATGCCTGTTGCTGCTCGTGCCGGTCTCGGGATCTGCAGGAGAGGTCCAGGCACTCGAAGGCAAGATCTATGAAGAGGGGGGCGTGGTTTATCTCCTTCCCGACCTGCAACCCGGCGAGACCGTCTCGGTGCGGGTGAACCGGAGTTCAGGAAACCTCGACCCTTTCGTCGCCATCGCCCCACCTGAGACCGACCGCATCACTCTTGGAGAGGAGTTCTGGACCGCGGTCGAGACCGGGGTCAGGGGCGGTGGAGAACCGGTCGCGGAGATCACCAGGGTCGCCGATCGCTTCTTCCTCGCCTGGGACGATGACAACGGAGAAGGGCATGCCGCCGCCCTTACCTGGATGGTTCCGGAAGGCGGGGATTATCCCCTCATCATCACCTCCTCTCCCTTGACCGAGACCTTCGGCGAGTATAGTCTTCTCGTCGGGATCGACGCCCCCGGCGTGCTCAACGGCACGGCGGAACCGACACCCGGCGCGGTCGTCGCCGTCCCCGACCCTGCGATGCCGCCGGCAGGGAAAGGTGTCGAGGAACGGACCGGCAATCTCACCGCCAACAGGACCTGGACCTTCTTCCCGCTCCACGATCTTGAAGCTGAGGACACCATCCATGCCGTCGTGGAAACCGTCTCCGGGGATCTAAAACCGGTCCTCATCCTTGAGAGCGTCGATGGGAAGCCTATGATGGCGGCGAACTTCCTGGACCATGGGACCAGGGGAGCGCTCTCATACCAGGTCACCGCCGACGAGACCGAGGATCTGTACCTCCGTGTGGAGGCGGGGGAGGGCGAAGGTGAGTTCAGGATCCTCGTCGGGGTCAACGATCCCGAAGTGCTGGACGGCACCGCCGTTCCCGGGGGAAGGCAGGTGATCAGGGATCCGATCACGGTAAGGGCTGCGGTGGAACTTGACCAGATCACCGACGTGGACCAGAAGGCCGAGAACTACGCCGCCGTCGCCAACATCAGGATGCAGTGGACTGACCCGGCGCTTGCCTTCGACCCGGAAGAGGAAGGCTCTGCTTTCAAGATCTACCGCGACATCGACGACTTTGTCAAGGCCGAAGGGACGAGATGGCCTGAGTTCACTCTCTTCAACCAGCAGGGGAACCGGTGGACCCAGAACCAGCTCATCACCATCACCCCCAACGGGACGGCGACCTACTTCGAGCGCTTCTGGACGATCTTTCAGGCCCCCGACTTTTACTTCAAGGACTATCCCTTTGACGTCCAGACCTTCTACATCAGGATTCAGGCCCTGTACCCCGAAGAGTTCTTCAGGTATGCCGACTGGGAGGGCAAGACCGTCGTCGGCACGCAACTCGGCGAGGAGGAGTGGTACATCATCAAACATTGGACCGCGGTTGACACCGTTGAACAGGACCGGATCCACTCCAGATTCTCCTTTGGCTTTGATGCGAAACGGCACCTTGAATATTATATCCTCAGGATCTTCGTCCCCATCTTCATCCTGATCATGCTCGGGTGGGTCACCTTCCTCCTCAAGGACTACAGCAAACGCGCCGACGTGGCAAGCGCCAACCTCCTTCTCTTCATCGCCTTTAACTTCACCATCGCCGGCGACCTGCCGCGTCTCGGCTACCTCACCTTCCTTGACGCCGTCCTGATCACCACCTTCGTGGTCAGCGGACTCACCGTCGTCTACAATCTGTACCTCAAATGGCTCGCGACCAAAGAGCAGAAAGAAGTGGCCGAACGCCTCGACCGCGTGCTGGTCTGGTTTTACCCGATCGCGTACATCGTCTCGATCGTGCTGATCACCACGGCCTTCTCGTGA